The genomic region TCGGCAACGGTTCGTTTCACAAGAATCGCCTTGAGAGCGGGTAGAAGCGTGCGACGATGTCGGTAGCGCGCCGCCATCGTGTTGAACCGCGGATCATCGCCCCACTCCGGTTTCCCAATCCCCTTGCATAGATTCCTCCAGAACCGGTCGTTCATCGCCATGACGACCAGGGTGCCATCCTTCGCCCGAAAATTCTGAACGGGGATGATGTGGGGGTGCCCGGAGCCCGCGACACGTCCCGGCTTCTCGCCGGCGTTAAGGTAGTAGGCCGCCAGATATGTGAAGAGTGACATCTGAGTATCCAGGAGCCCCACGTCGACGAGATCGCCACGGCCTGTCGCCTGCCGCCGCCAGAGCGCGGCCACCACGCCGAGCGCGGAGTAGAGACCGCCCACATGGTCCACCATCGAGATACCCGTCTTGACGGGCGGTCCCCCCGGTTCGCCTGTGATGCTCATCATCCCGGACATCGCCTGGATGACGTAGTCGTAGCCCGGTTTGGAACTCCAGGGGCCGGTCAGCCCATAGCCGGTCAATGCGCAGAACACGAGGCGCGGATGGATGCGGCGGAGGCGGCCGTATCCTATCCCGAGCCGCTCCATCGTGCCGGGGCGAAAATTGTGGAAGACCACGTCGCTCTTTTTGACCAGATCCTCAAAAACTTTGCGTCCATCCGGATGTTTGAGATCGAGGGCGAGGCTCTTTTTGTTCCGGTTCAGGCTGAAAAAATAAATGCTCTCGCCTTTGATGAAATGCGGCGGGGTGGATCGGGCGATGTCAGGGCTGTTCGGATGCTCGATCTTGATGACTTCGGCGCCCAGGTCGCCCAGGATCATGCTCCCGAACGGGCCGGCGACGGTCTGCGTCAGATCGAGGACGCGAATCCCCGAGAGTGGACCCCTCCCTTTTTCCATGGGCGGGATGATGGCGAATTGCCGTCATTGGGGCAAGTCGTTCTTTCCGGCGCCCCATTTCTTGATATCGAGCTTCGTCACCAGAGCCGTTGCGCTAACATACCCGAGCGTTGCAGCGGCTACGCTGAAGAAACCCCCACTGCTCGGAATGAACCACGAACCCGATGGTGGCCCACGTCAGGAGTTCTTCCAGCCCAGCCAGCAGACTGGCCGGCTTCGTCCTCCGCGCGAGGATATAGATCGTCTGCGCATCGGACAGGAAGCTCACCAAGAACCGGGCGACAAAAACGCCGACCAAAACAAGCGCCAGTTCCACGGCACACCTCACTTTCATCGTTATCCCGGACTTCCATGTCCGGCGCCCAAGGTTGAGAGGGCGTCCGGCATCCCGCCGGACCGTCCGTTTCGTGCTTTCTGATCTCGGTCGCCGCAGCCTTCAGGCTGCGCGCCTTACGCAGGCTAAAGCCTGCGGCTACCAGCAGTCGGTTCAGATCAGTCAGGTCATCTCCAAGGTAGCCTCCACCCCCAAGGTGAGTCAAGCCAGTGATCAAGAAATAGTCTCGTACTTACAATAACTTACGAACTATACGTG from Nitrospirota bacterium harbors:
- a CDS encoding CoA transferase, with amino-acid sequence MEKGRGPLSGIRVLDLTQTVAGPFGSMILGDLGAEVIKIEHPNSPDIARSTPPHFIKGESIYFFSLNRNKKSLALDLKHPDGRKVFEDLVKKSDVVFHNFRPGTMERLGIGYGRLRRIHPRLVFCALTGYGLTGPWSSKPGYDYVIQAMSGMMSITGEPGGPPVKTGISMVDHVGGLYSALGVVAALWRRQATGRGDLVDVGLLDTQMSLFTYLAAYYLNAGEKPGRVAGSGHPHIIPVQNFRAKDGTLVVMAMNDRFWRNLCKGIGKPEWGDDPRFNTMAARYRHRRTLLPALKAILVKRTVADWVKRLEKCDVVCGPVSTMDRAFDHPQVKSRGTVVTLHHPTAGRIRAVGSAVKFTQASLPTSPPPRLGEHTRDILRKVLGYTLPKISALAGSGVVRTLEKSGVAEY